GTGGGCGAATTTGCGCAGACCGGCTGGCTGGCCTATCCACCGCTATCGGGAATAGAGTACAGTCCGGGAGTCGGTGTCGATTACTGGATATGGAGTCTCCAGCTATCCGGTATAGGTACGACGCTTACCGGTATCAACTTCTTCGTTACCATTCTGAAGATGCGCGCACCGGGCATGACCATGTTCAAGATGCCAGTATTTACCTGGGCATCATTGTGCGCGAACGTACTGATTATCGCCTCCTTCCCAATTCTGACGGTTACCGTCGCGTTGCTGACCCTGGATCGCTATCTGGGCACCCATTTCTTTACCAACGATATGGGTGGCAACATGATGATGTACATCAACCTGATTTGGGCCTGGGGCCACCCGGAAGTTTACATCCTGATCCTGCCTGTTTTCGGTGTGTTCTCCGAAATTGCAGCAACCTTCTCGCGTAAACGTCTGTTTGGTTATACCTCGCTGGTATGGGCAACCGTCTGTATCACCGTGCTGTCGTTCATCGTTTGGCTGCACCACTTCTTTACGATGGGTGCGGGCGCGAACGTAAACGCCTTCTTTGGTATCACCACCATGATTATCGCCATCCCGACCGGGGTGAAGATCTTCAACTGGCTGTTCACCATGTATCAGGGCCGCATCGTGTTCCATTCTGCGATGCTGTGGACCATCGGTTTTATCGTCACCTTCTCGGTAGGCGGTATGACTGGTGTACTGCTGGCAGTACCGGGCGCAGACTTCGTTCTGCATAACAGCCTGTTCCTGATTGCGCACTTCCATAACGTGATCATCGGCGGCGTGGTGTTCGGCTGCTTCGCAGGGATGACCTACTGGTGGCCTAAAGCGTTCGGTTTCAAACTGAACGAAACCTGGGGTAAACGCGCGTTCTGGTTCTGGATCATCGGCTTCTTCGTTGCCTTTATGCCGCTGTATGCGCTGGGCTTCATGGGTATGACCCGTCGCTTGAGCCAGCAGATTGACCCGCAGTTCCACACCATGCTGATGATTGCCGCCAGCGGTGCAGTACTGATTGCGCTGGGTATTCTCTGCCTCGTTATTCAGATGTACGTTTCTATTCGCGACCGCGACCAGAACCGTGACCTGACCGGCGACCCGTGGGGTGGCCGTACGCTGGAGTGGGCAACCTCTTCTCCGCCTCCGTTCTATAACTTTGCCGTTGTGCCGCACGTTCACGAGCGTGATGCATTCTGGGAAATGAAAGAGAAAGGCGAAGCGTACAAAAAGCCTGACCACTATGAAGAAATTCATATGCCGAAAAACAGCGGTGCCGGTATCGTCATTGCGGCTTTCTCCACCATCTTCGGTTTCGCCATGATCTGGCATATCTGGTGGCTGGCGATTGTTGGCTTCGCAGGCATGATCATCACCTGGATCGTGAAAAGCTTCGACGAGGACGTGGATTACTACGTGCCGGTGGCAGAAATCGAAAAACTGGAAAA
The nucleotide sequence above comes from Escherichia coli. Encoded proteins:
- the cyoB gene encoding cytochrome o ubiquinol oxidase subunit I yields the protein MFGKLSLDAVPFHEPIVMVTIAGIILGGLALVGLITYFGKWTYLWKEWLTSVDHKRLGIMYIIVAIVMLLRGFADAIMMRSQQALASAGEAGFLPPHHYDQIFTAHGVIMIFFVAMPFVIGLMNLVVPLQIGARDVAFPFLNNLSFWFTVVGVILVNVSLGVGEFAQTGWLAYPPLSGIEYSPGVGVDYWIWSLQLSGIGTTLTGINFFVTILKMRAPGMTMFKMPVFTWASLCANVLIIASFPILTVTVALLTLDRYLGTHFFTNDMGGNMMMYINLIWAWGHPEVYILILPVFGVFSEIAATFSRKRLFGYTSLVWATVCITVLSFIVWLHHFFTMGAGANVNAFFGITTMIIAIPTGVKIFNWLFTMYQGRIVFHSAMLWTIGFIVTFSVGGMTGVLLAVPGADFVLHNSLFLIAHFHNVIIGGVVFGCFAGMTYWWPKAFGFKLNETWGKRAFWFWIIGFFVAFMPLYALGFMGMTRRLSQQIDPQFHTMLMIAASGAVLIALGILCLVIQMYVSIRDRDQNRDLTGDPWGGRTLEWATSSPPPFYNFAVVPHVHERDAFWEMKEKGEAYKKPDHYEEIHMPKNSGAGIVIAAFSTIFGFAMIWHIWWLAIVGFAGMIITWIVKSFDEDVDYYVPVAEIEKLENQHFDEITKAGLKNGN